The Theileria orientalis strain Shintoku DNA, chromosome 2, complete genome genome has a window encoding:
- a CDS encoding uncharacterized protein (protein of unknown function DUF207 family protein): MMDRSRLNSLFGPEPLGSIYEGTLEISQRNPDAYDSRTFSHDKINIVKDPLIKKVVENLDLAYKHTQQTTEKTQFKKSNNAVDSVKNRPKNQLEKTTVSDKSLKKSVDVIIVPLLRLLVQSGFYMTTSSCSGRIVFFEKDRHYQGKDNLIYGRSGRILYSSHFPIIQNKFELLLASVDSNPKYKFDCYKSDHEEEVDELLHESQTNLTNESGFSENEVILKFEPFIVHVQCRNMDAAVKLMDMCKNVGLKQSGISSYGRKIIVAVRGNGSLESPIMIKKYRIENYLPRLVENKHLVNDEYLTYLINCCNRKMVRNIYQIVRLYHRLKEEFKCNEHEFKNSQNKKIRYPIGPMCLNWHEYSTEYKDLFSQKKLKYRSTFSLPFGVDIPVGVLSFSETSKNLLRTQCCLTSSKRYVVIFGGDEKATSKTICVLDLEKAHKGFMVFDIGMEGPEPTKDTDMICDGDVFITHGGMKNMKLYSNHVYVLYVYQDEVGDTGTTWLKCEVKGSKAPKPRHRHSMCLEKRTLIDQGTDLTSPFLCYETKFFVAGGFSTVSEPYDERYIWRCTLTYKLRQNKVLSPVVEWEHVYIDTTDPWISGSLAYHAPSETLYFIGGFKSFYEPYTYDEYMTKIEGLDLKSMKLVKCGMTSSRLMKNGSNGEAQADKDKKTEPYSVSKCFPYKRMTHRLVKMTEDDYLLVGRHASGKCSCEIWYCNLKELVWHKAFDMDSGAICGFGACLVRYEKGNCKHMELWMAGGGIPLGYTFGSVYDPPVRIVLYCNNNCTGNVAHDCADDADILCDNDASTGSEDGYNAMGMYIVVEDQTKLKKIKTLCEHNGVFDKSRKIAEFSSASTYFFHYATCSDNSGIKLCSKCYERSRCGFCNCCSSCSRAKYVSEKPCFLVPVLRRFEHNELDGAPTFNVFSNAHLSKKSSQNPKKKLLSIIKGKVNEGDVDASVMGTALLITSSLNQYICPSKIDWKMVSTEFNVKSVAVAGEIEGEKRQRRVELLYGPEEVSVKENGVTYHFNITKNMFSKGNSYERIRLVKTYFNQPAQDSVENAASTRSELIVDFFCGIGYFSVPILKFTDKGRVSKILCVDINAEAIKYINKNCESNMIDKNRIETHVGDCSKFGEAFGANYVGKADRVLLGLLPSSEIGWIPALRALNKKDGGTLHVHGLTECKSTLKFPPIKSSEDWESYVLSNGYADPTAKGEASFERPVKNFGLYVLKKFHQLSNTVCCMSQFCWSLEVIHSRSVKHYSPNMYHGVVDLKLTPIPSSS, from the exons ATGATGGATCGCAGCCGGTTGAACTCACTTTTTGGGCCGGAGCCACTAGGTTCAATATACGAAGGCACTCTTGAAATTTCACAAAGGAATCCAGACGCTTATGACTCACGAACGTTTTCacatgataaaataaacatagtAAAAGATCCtctaataaaaaaagtCGTAGAGAACTTAGATTTGGCTTATAAACACACGCAACAAACAACAGAAAAAACgcagtttaaaaaatcaaacAACGCAGTAGATTCAGTTAAAAATCGCCCTAAAAATCAATTAGAAAAAACAACTGTCTCGGATAAATCACTTAAAAAGTCCGTAGATGTGATTATCGTACCACTATTGAGGTTGCTAGTCCAGTCAGGATTCTACATGACCACTTCATCATGCTCAGGAAGAATCGTATTCTTTGAAAAGGACAGACACTACCAAGGCAAGGATAACTTGATCTACGGGAGGTCAGGGAGGATTCTTTACTCCTCACACTTTCCAATTATACAGAACAAGTTCGAACTCCTATTAGCTTCTGTGGATTCGAACCCGAAATATAAGTTTGATTGCTACAAAAGTGACCACGAGGAGGAAGTCGATGAACTTTTGCACGAATCTCAGACAAATTTGACAAATGAGTCTGGATTCTCCGAGAATGAGGTGATCCTTAAGTTTGAGCCGTTCATCGTCCACGTGCAATGCAGAAACATGGACGCAGCAGTAAAACTGATGGATATGTGCAAGAACGTAGGCCTGAAGCAGTCGGGAATTAGCTCGTACGGAAGAAAGATCATCGTCGCAGTCAGGGGGAACGGCTCGTTGGAGTCGCCGATAATGATTAAGAAGTACAGAATCGAGAACTACTTGCCAAGGCTTGTGGAGAACAAGCACCTGGTAAATGACGAGTACTTGACATACCTGATTAATTGCTGTAATCGGAAGATGGTTCGTAACATTTACCAAATTGTTAGGCTGTACCATAGGTTGAAGGAGGAATTTAAGTGCAATGAACATGAGTTTAAGAATagtcaaaataaaaagatcCGTTACCCAATAGGTCCAATGTGTTTGAATTGGCACGAATATAGTACGGAATATAAAGATTTGTTCTCACAGAAAAAGTTGAAATACAGGAGTACCTTTTCGTTGCCCTTTGGAGTTGACATCCCAGTGGGAGTGTTGTCGTTTTCAGAGACGTCGAAAAACCTGCTGAGGACACAGTGCTGCCTGACGTCGTCGAAAAGGTACGTCGTGATATTTGGAGGAGATGAAAAGGCGACGTCGAAGACGATATGCGTGTTAGACCTGGAAAAGGCGCACAAAGGCTTCATGGTGTTTGACATCGGCATGGAAGGGCCGGAGCCGACGAAGGACACGGATATGATCTGCGACGGAGACGTCTTTATAACACACGGAGGGATGAAGAACATGAAGCTGTACTCAAACCACGTGTACGTGTTGTACGTGTATCAAGACGAAGTCGGAGACACAGGAACAACGTGGCTTAAGTGTGAAGTGAAAGGGTCGAAAGCACCTAAGCCGAGACACAGGCACTCGATGTGCCTGGAAAAGAGGACGCTGATAGACCAAGGGACCGACCTGACGTCCCCGTTTCTGTGCTACGAAACGAAGTTCTTTGTCGCAGGAGGATTCTCGACGGTGTCGGAGCCGTACGACGAGCGGTACATCTGGAGGTGCACGCTGACGTATAAGCTGCGGCAAAACAAGGTGCTCTCTCCAGTAGTAGAATGGGAACACGTGTACATTGATACCACGGACCCGTGGATTAGCGGCTCACTAGCCTACCACGCACCCTCAGAAACACTGTATTTCATCGGAGGTTTCAAAAGTTTCTATGAGCCGTACACGTACGACGAATACATGACGAAAATCGAAGGCCTTGACCTGAAGTCGATGAAATTGGTCAAGTGTGGAATGACGTCAAGCAGGCTCATGAAAAACGGAAGTAACGGAGAAGCTCAGGCAGACAAGGATAAAAAGACGGAGCCATACTCAGTTAGTAAATGCTTCCCATATAAAAGAATGACACACCGTTTAGTTAAAATGACCGAGGACGATTATTTGCTAGTGGGACGTCACGCGAGTGGAAAGTGCAGCTGTGAAATCTGGTATTgtaacctgaaggagctcgTATGGCACAAGGCATTCGACATGGACTCAGGAGCAATATGCGGCTTCGGCGCGTGCCTGGTGCGCTATGAGAAGGGAAACTGCAAGCACATGGAACTGTGGATGGCAGGAGGAGGGATCCCGCTGGGTTATACCTTCGGCTCGGTCTACGACCCGCCAGTTAGAATCGTGCTCTACTGCAACAATAACTGCACAGGAAACGTGGCCCACGACTGCGCAGATGACGCTGATATTCTCTGCGACAACGACGCCTCTACAGGATCTGAAGATGGCTACAACGCCATGGGAATGTACATAGTGGTTGAAGACCAGACAAAGTTGAAGAAGATTAAGACGCTCTGTGAACACAACGGAGTTTTTGACAAGTCGAGGAAAATAGCGGAGTTTAGCAGCGCGAGCACGTATTTCTTCCACTACGCAACGTGCAGCGACAACTCGGGCATTAAGCTGTGCTCAAAGTGCTACGAAAGGAGCAGGTGTGGATTCTGCAACTGCTGCTCCTCCTGTAGCAGAGCAAAGTACGTCTCGGAGAAGCCGTGCTTCCTCGTGCCGGTATTGAGAAGGTTCGAACACAACGAACTGGACGGCGCGCCGACTTTCAACGTGTTCTCAAACGCACACCTGAGTAAGAAGTCCTCCCAGAACCCGAaaaagaagctgctgtcgATCATCAAAGGCAAGGTAAACGAAGGCGACGTCGACGCTTCAGTCATGGGAACGGCGCTATTGATAACGAGTAGCCTGAATCAGTACATTTGCCCAAGCAAGATTGACTGGAAAATGGTGTCGACTGAATTCAACGTGAAGTCGGTGGCCGTGGCCGGAGAGATCGAAGGCGAAAAGAGACAGAGGCGCGTAGAATTGTTGTACGGGCCCGAAGAAGTATCGGTCAAGGAAAACGGAGTAACATACCACTTTAACATCACCAAAAACATGTTTTCGAAGGGGAATTCATATGAAAG GATACGACTGGTCAAAACATACTTCAATCAGCCAGCACAGGATTCAGTTGAAAATGCAGCCTCCACAAGGAGTGAGCTCATAGTGGATTTTTTTTGCGGAATAGGCTACTTTAGCGTGCCCATCCTGAAGTTCACGGACAAAGGGAGGGTCTCGAAGATTCTGTGTGTGGACATAAACGCCGAGGCGATCAAGTACATAAACAAGAACTGCGAGTCAAATATGATTGACAAGAACAGGATTGAAACCCACGTCGGGGACTGCTCGAAGTTCGGAGAGGCCTTTGGAGCCAATTACGTGGGCAAGGCCGACAGGGTACTGCTGGGACTGCTGCCGAGTTCCGAGATAGGCTGGATTCCAGCGCTGCGAGCTCTGAATAAAAAGGACGGAGGGACACTGCACGTCCACGGGCTGACGGAGTGCAAGTCGACCCTTAAGTTTCCGCCCATAAAGTCCTCTGAGGATTGGGAAAGCTACGTCCTAAGCAACGGTTACGCAGATCCTACCGCTAAAGGAGAGGCTTCGTTTGAAAGACCCGTTAAAAACTTTGGCCTATACGTGCTTAAAAAGTTCCACCAGTTGAGTAACACGGTTTGTTGTATGAGTCAGTTTTGTTGGTCACTCGAGGTCATACACTCAAGGTCGGTGAAGCACTATTCGCCTAACATGTACCACGGAgttgttgatttaaaattaactcCGATTCCTTCAAGCTcctaa
- a CDS encoding uncharacterized protein (Os04g0663300 protein), translated as MGSKHHPDLVMCRKQPGIAIGRLCEKCDGKCPICDSYVRPNLLVRICEECNYGMNQGRCVICGGPGISDAYYCKACCQCEKDRDGCPKIINLGSAKTDLFYERKKYGYNKQTL; from the exons ATGGGTTCGAAACACCACCCGGATTTGGTAATGTGCCGAAAGCAGCCAGGCATAG CTATCGGACGTTTATGTGAGAAGTGCGATGGAAAGTGTCCGATCTGTGATTCCTATGTTAGACCTAACCTTCTTGTTAGGATTTGCGAGGAGTGCAATTATGGAATGAACCAG GGAAGATGTGTTATTTGTGGAGGACCAGGGATTTCGGATGCGTACTACTGCAAAGCGTGTTGCCAGTGTGAGAAGGACCGTGACGGATGTCCCAAGATTATAAATCTCGGAAGCGCAAAAACAGACCTCTTCTACGAACGGAAGAAGTACGGATACAATAAACAGACTTTGTGA